A window from Calliopsis andreniformis isolate RMS-2024a chromosome 5, iyCalAndr_principal, whole genome shotgun sequence encodes these proteins:
- the Srp68 gene encoding signal recognition particle 68 — protein sequence MVVEEKITESLKENQVNDVTTPKEQKTYSLEILKIIKEAQQQHGLRHGDYQRYRGYCSRRLRRLRKVLKVPQGDRRHFKRKDITSVMVSDDKFLQVPLMMAERAWSYAMQLRQESNTEPRKKFHLISRLRKAATYSLQLQELIENVNCNARTKLEAQAYVAWMHGSLHFELQLWKNAMENLKKAQVVYGKLASALPESEQVLYNARVEELAPSLRYCAYNIGDTTAIDDLMQMRGQLSGELLASLDSLIAQTREKQANVEEVTWRGKSCGVVPPRAAGLLIADSRLNQTLEKATTNQAKIDLLEAHLIDCKDAISGVRDFFKNELKNKDNDKLTPPQHLITYLQYIRLSRTLERNLALIKAAEESAKAKPQDIVRLYEAALHNLVEISQLQDDEEFVREQEAKTKGYRAFRCYYMAQSLANLHRWREAMALYQRSAQHVKDAFEYEKVLPESLKDALQKLETSIEGAKYAAHAHSVLEEGQEEEPGTNKYSKTKKPLFERLYEYREDPALLTKQPNVYKLPPSMQPIPCKPLFFDLAFNMVEFPDLSDKLGDQAKKAGQAGLTGFVKGLWGWGNK from the exons ACGACGCCGAAGGAGCAGAAGACGTACTCGTTGGAAA ttttgaaaataataaaagagGCGCAGCAGCAACATGGGTTGAGACATGGAGATTATCAAAGGTATCGTGGATATTGCTCCAGAAGGTTAAGACGCCTTAGAAAGGTGTTGAAAGTTCCACAGGGTGATAGACGTCACTTCAAAAGGAAGGATATAACATCTGTGATGGTTAGTGATGATAAATTCTTACAAGTTCCCTTGATGATGGCAGAGCGTGCCTGGAGTTATGCTATGCAATTACGGCAAGAATCAAATACAGAGCCAAGAAAGAAGTTTCATTTAATATCAAGATTAAGGAAAGCAGCTACATATTCTTTACAGTTACAAGAATTAATAGAG AATGTTAATTGCAACGCGAGAACAAAGTTAGAAGCTCAAGCATATGTGGCCTGGATGCATGGCTCCTTGCATTTTGAGTTACAACTATGGAAAAATGCAATGGAAAATTTAAAGAAAGCTCAAGTAGTGTATGGAAAGCTGGCCTCTGCACTACCAGAATCTGAACAAGTGCTGTACAATGCACGTGTTGAAGAGCTTGCTCCTAGTCTTAGATACTGTGCTTACAACATTGGAGACACTACTGCCATAGATGATTTAATGCAAATGAGAGGTCAGCTTAGCGGCGAGCTGCTGGCCAGCTTAGATTCTTTGATAGCACAAACGCGAGAAAAGCAAGCGAACGTCGAAGAAGTTACATGGCGTGGCAAATCCTGTGGTGTGGTACCACCAAGAGCTGCTGGTCTGTTAATTGCTGACTCAAGACTAAATCAAACATTAGAAAAAGCAACAACGAATCAAGCTAAAATTGATTTACTGGAGGCGCACTTGATAGATTGTAAGGACGCGATCTCAGGCGTACGAGATTTCTTCAAAAACGAGCTCAAAAACAAAGACAACGATAAATTAACGCCACCTCAACATCTAATTACTTACCTACAATACATTAGACTGTCACGTACTCTAGAAAGAAATCTTGCGTTAATAAAAGCCGCAGAGGAATCTGCTAAAGCAAAGCCACAGGACATTGTGAGACTATATGAGGCAGCACTTCATAATCTTGTTGAAATTTCACAGTTGCAAGATGATGAGGAATTTGTGCGCGAACAGGAGGCTAAGACAAAGGGCTACAGAGCATTCAGGTGTTACTACATGGCTCAATCGTTGGCGAATCTTCATAGATGGCGAGAAGCAATGGCTCTGTACCAGAGATCTGCGCAACACGTTAAAGATGCATTTGAATATGAGAAAGTGCTTCCAGAATCATTGAAAGATGCTCTTCAGAAGCTAGAGACGTCCATAGAAGGTGCAAAATACGCGGCACATGCGCATAGCGTGCTTGAAGAAGGACAGGAAGAAGAGCCTGGAACTAACAAGTACTCCAAAACGAAGAAACCTCTGTTCGAACGTTTGTACGAATACAGAGAAGATCCTGCGCTCCTCACGAAACAACCAAATGTTTATAAACTGCCGCCATCTATGCAGCCTATCCCTTGTAAACCATTGTTCTTTGACTTGGCTTTTAATATGGTCGAGTTTCCAGATTTGAGCGACAAACTTGGCGATCAGGCCAAGAAAGCGGGTCAAGCTGGTCTAACGGGATTCGTCAAAGGTCTATGGGGTTggggaaataaataa
- the R-l gene encoding rudimentary-like has translation MSKTLNTMEAELRELAITLYDINAVKFGDFVTKVGLKTPVYFDLRVIVSYPKVMTRLAKALWKLKENYSEASQLCGVPYTALPLATLISVNSNIPMLIKRKEAKAYGTKKIIEGQFKPGENCVIIEDVVTSGSSIIDTVQSLRNEGLKVSEALVVIDREQGGKKNIENHGIKMRSLYTVTKLMMYLLQANKITLKIVKEVTDYLLKYQAPIIIVQGSDKRLKTPFHSRATKTKNAIASKLFNLMETKESTLCLAADLTKADSILELADLTGPHIVVLKTHVDIIEDFSDDFVKRLKELAKKHDFLLMEDRKFADIGNTVSLQYQRGIYKIVEWADIVTVHAVVGQSIIDGLNNGLKDVTEPRGIFILAEMSSKGALTSGDYVQNAVSIAQSSDIVAGIVCQSNIFSTLGLVQLTPGVKLSKSSDDLGQQYNTPESVVNSGADLAVVGRGITEAEDKLTATLEYKKELWAAYKKRTVSNQ, from the exons ATGTCGAAAACGTTAAACACAATGGAAGCAGAATTAAGAGAATTAGCTATAACTCTTTACGATATTAATGCAGTGAAATTCGGTGATTTTGTAACCAAAGTTGGTTTGAAAACACCTGTTTACTTTGATTTACGAGTAATAGTCTCGTATccaaaagtaatg ACTCGTTTAGCAAAAGCATTATGGAAACTGAAGGAAAACTACTCCGAAGCATCACAACTTTGTGGTGTTCCTTATACAGCATTACCTTTGGCTACTTTGATCTCTGTTAATTCAAACATACCCATGttaattaaaagaaaagaaGCAAAGGCATATGGAACAAAGAAAATAATAGAAGGTCAGTTCAAGCCAGGAGAAAACTGTGTTATTATTGAGGATGTGGTTACGAGTGGTAGCAGCATTATAGACACTGTGCAGTCTTTAAGAAATGAAGGTTTgaaagtgtcagaagcacttgtGGTAATTGATAGAGAACAAGGTGGcaagaaaaatattgaaaatcatGGAATTAAAATGAGGAGTCTCTACACAGTAACCAAACTTATGATGTATCTTTTACAAGCCAACAAAATTACCCTAAAAATTGTAAAAGAAGTAACAGATTACTTGTTGAAATATCAAGCACCTATTATTATTGTCCAAG GTTCAGACAAACGACTGAAGACTCCATTCCATAGTAGGGCAACTAAAACCAAAAACGCTATTGCTTCTAAGCTGTTCAACTTGATGGAAACAAAAGAATCTACTTTATGTTTAGCAGCAGATTTGACTAAAGCCGACTCAATTTTAGAATTGGCTGATTTAACGGGACCACATATTGTAGTGCTCAAGACGCACGTAGATATAATAGAGGATTTTAGTGACGATTTTGTAAAACGTTTAAAAGAATTAGCTAAAAAGCACGATTTTCTGTTGATGGAAGATAGAAAGTTTGCAGACATCGGTAATACGGTGTCTTTACAATACCAAAGAGGCATATATAAAATAGTCGAATGGGCAGATATTGTTACCGTACACGCGGTTGTTGGTCAAAGTATCATAGACGGTTTGAATAATGGTTTAAAAGACGTGACCGAACCGCGTGGAATTTTTATATTAGCTGAAATGTCTTCTAAGGGTGCTCTAACTAGCGGTGACTACGTACAAAATGCAGTGTCGATTGCACAGAGTTCAGATATAGTTGCTGGTATCGTCTGCCAGTCGAATATTTTCTCAACTCTAGGGCTCGTTCAATTAACGCCTGGAGTGAAGTTATCGAAAAGTTCTGACGATTTAGGACAACAGTACAATACTCCAGAATCCGTAGTAAATTCTGGAGCTGATTTAGCTGTAGTTGGCAGAGGTATTACCGAGGCAGAAGATAAATTGACTGCCACGTTAGAATATAAAAAAGAACTGTGGGCGGCTTACAAAAAACGAACAGTATCGAACCAATAA